A region of uncultured Carboxylicivirga sp. DNA encodes the following proteins:
- a CDS encoding bifunctional alpha,alpha-trehalose-phosphate synthase (UDP-forming)/trehalose-phosphatase, whose product MSKLHIVANRLPYSIKKENDEFELIESVGGLATGMKSVYKDYGGKWIGWSGLNSDDLNESESKKIDNLLGEKNCVTVPLSENEIIEYYEGFSNKTIWPLFHYFTQYVDYSPVNWETYKIVNQRFADKVLEVCEEGDTVWVHDYQLLLVPDMIKSMKPGVTVGFFLHIPFPSYEVFRILPWRMELLKGMLGADLLGFHIYDYERHFISSVRRLYGCEINFNQINLEDRVIKVDAYPMGIDYDKFVNAATDVMHKSIHERSDLHKELEKYFLMAPNRRLVLSIDRLDYSKGIPQRLRAFGVFLRKYPEFRGKVTMIMLAVPSRGHVEEYQILKKEVDELVGNINGEYGKVNYVPIWYFYRSLPFENLIELYSSCDVALITPLRDGMNLVAKEYVASRITGTGSIVLSEMAGVSKEMGEAITINPINEDEIADALHRALTMPVPEQKDRMKLLQQRIQRYSVFKWASDFVNDLNKVKEVQKEFLAKKISKTVYQELDKKYAKAKNRAIFLDYDGTLTGFHKNPLEAKPNEELFEILNRLIADEKNTVTIISGRDRYTLEKWFANVPINLICEHGVWLRKLGEEWETLTNVNNDWMPMIRPVLERFVDRTPGSFIEEKNYSLVWHYRKAEPEQSEIRANELKDELLGLIGNLNLEIMEGSKVIEVKNGGINKGIAALQFIKNKHFDFITAIGDDWTDEFMFRELPNDTISIKVGLKRTAANYKLESVEAVRGFLKKLGQHN is encoded by the coding sequence ATGTCCAAATTACACATTGTTGCCAATAGATTACCTTATAGTATTAAAAAAGAAAATGATGAATTTGAACTGATTGAAAGTGTTGGTGGACTTGCCACTGGAATGAAATCAGTTTATAAAGATTACGGAGGGAAATGGATTGGTTGGTCTGGCTTAAATTCAGATGACCTTAACGAAAGTGAAAGTAAGAAAATTGATAACCTACTTGGAGAAAAGAATTGTGTAACGGTTCCTCTTAGTGAAAATGAAATTATTGAATATTACGAAGGATTCAGTAATAAAACAATCTGGCCTCTTTTTCACTATTTCACTCAATATGTTGATTATTCTCCTGTGAACTGGGAAACATATAAAATAGTCAATCAACGTTTTGCTGATAAAGTTCTGGAAGTATGTGAAGAAGGTGATACCGTTTGGGTACATGATTACCAGTTATTACTGGTTCCTGATATGATTAAATCAATGAAGCCTGGTGTTACAGTAGGTTTCTTTTTGCATATTCCGTTTCCTTCATACGAGGTTTTTAGAATTTTGCCTTGGCGTATGGAATTATTAAAAGGAATGCTTGGTGCCGATTTATTAGGTTTCCATATCTATGATTATGAACGTCACTTTATCAGTTCTGTTCGTCGCTTATATGGGTGTGAAATTAATTTCAACCAAATCAATCTTGAAGATAGGGTAATAAAAGTCGATGCCTACCCAATGGGTATAGATTACGACAAGTTTGTGAATGCTGCAACCGATGTTATGCATAAAAGCATACATGAACGTTCTGATCTTCATAAAGAATTGGAGAAATACTTTTTAATGGCTCCAAACAGGAGGTTAGTATTATCCATTGACCGCTTGGATTACTCCAAAGGGATTCCTCAACGATTAAGGGCTTTTGGGGTGTTTTTAAGAAAATATCCTGAGTTTAGAGGCAAAGTCACCATGATAATGTTGGCTGTTCCAAGTAGAGGACATGTTGAAGAATACCAGATACTTAAGAAAGAAGTTGATGAGTTAGTTGGAAATATAAATGGAGAATATGGAAAGGTTAACTATGTTCCTATTTGGTATTTCTATCGTTCTTTACCGTTTGAGAATTTAATTGAATTATACAGTTCCTGTGATGTTGCCCTGATTACACCTTTAAGAGATGGAATGAATCTGGTTGCTAAAGAATATGTTGCATCCAGGATAACGGGTACCGGTAGTATTGTTCTAAGTGAAATGGCCGGAGTTAGTAAAGAAATGGGAGAAGCCATTACCATCAATCCAATAAACGAGGATGAAATAGCAGATGCCTTGCATCGTGCATTAACAATGCCTGTTCCGGAACAAAAAGACCGCATGAAATTGTTACAGCAACGAATTCAGAGGTATTCAGTCTTTAAATGGGCCAGTGATTTTGTTAATGACCTGAATAAGGTGAAGGAAGTTCAAAAAGAGTTTTTGGCAAAGAAAATTTCGAAAACAGTATATCAAGAACTTGATAAGAAATATGCTAAAGCAAAGAACAGAGCTATCTTTCTTGATTACGATGGAACGTTAACAGGATTCCATAAAAATCCACTGGAGGCTAAACCTAATGAAGAGTTATTCGAAATTCTGAACAGGCTGATTGCTGATGAAAAAAATACGGTTACAATAATAAGCGGTCGTGACAGATATACCCTTGAAAAATGGTTTGCAAATGTGCCGATAAATTTAATTTGCGAACATGGTGTTTGGTTGCGAAAATTGGGTGAAGAGTGGGAAACTCTTACCAATGTAAACAATGACTGGATGCCTATGATACGTCCGGTTCTGGAAAGGTTTGTGGATAGAACTCCGGGGTCGTTTATTGAAGAGAAAAACTACTCATTAGTATGGCACTATCGTAAAGCTGAACCTGAGCAAAGTGAAATTAGAGCCAATGAGTTAAAAGATGAGTTGTTGGGTCTTATAGGTAACCTAAATCTGGAGATAATGGAAGGAAGTAAGGTTATTGAAGTAAAGAATGGTGGAATTAACAAAGGTATAGCAGCCTTGCAATTTATAAAGAATAAGCATTTTGATTTTATAACTGCGATTGGAGATGACTGGACTGATGAGTTTATGTTCCGTGAATTACCGAATGATACGATTAGTATTAAGGTGGGGCTAAAACGAACGGCCGCAAATTATAAGTTAGAGTCGGTCGAAGCTGTAAGAGGATTTTTAAAGAAATTAGGTCAACATAACTAA
- a CDS encoding ferritin → MLNKNVEEALVKQIEKEAYSSNFYLAMAVWADTNGFEGTAKWFYAQADEERLHMLKFIKYVNERGGKSVIPSIEQPPYDYKDMKEVFAKTLEHEQYVTQLINDIIVVCVEEKDYTTQTWMQWFVNEQIEEEASVAAINDKLRILGDHSLYMFDRDILAMRGNTPASAE, encoded by the coding sequence ATGCTGAATAAGAACGTTGAAGAAGCTCTGGTAAAACAAATCGAGAAAGAAGCATACTCTTCTAATTTTTACCTTGCCATGGCTGTTTGGGCTGATACAAACGGTTTTGAAGGAACTGCTAAATGGTTTTATGCTCAGGCTGATGAAGAACGCTTACATATGCTTAAATTCATCAAGTATGTTAATGAAAGGGGTGGGAAATCTGTAATTCCTTCAATTGAGCAACCTCCTTATGATTATAAGGATATGAAGGAAGTTTTTGCTAAAACTCTTGAACATGAGCAATATGTAACTCAATTAATAAATGATATCATTGTTGTTTGTGTGGAAGAAAAAGATTATACAACACAAACTTGGATGCAATGGTTTGTTAATGAGCAAATAGAAGAAGAAGCTTCTGTTGCTGCCATTAATGATAAATTAAGAATATTGGGCGATCATAGTTTGTATATGTTTGATAGAGATATTTTGGCTATGAGAGGCAATACTCCTGCAAGCGCAGAATAA
- a CDS encoding glycoside hydrolase family 15 protein: MKNLNYGIIGNCRSAALVSEKGSIEWLCLPHFASPSTFAKILDEKKGGSFGLTPVGEYSSDQFYLPRTNILVTRFVCATGEIELHDFMPRYRNENGKYYTPPDVVRYIKHIRGEVEVTVNFNPQLEYAEFPTSIEIHNDYIKAHTVEGEYDSIYLYTSLDKQNVVDSSKIKIKQNEFFLLSYNQKLLVQTTARSYLKHQRTKVYWLNWSERTTTYKQYEKEILRSALTLKLLNYQKSGAILAALTTSLPETIGEVRNWDYRFCWIRDASMVVNIMTQLGHTRIVERYLDFIVNLMPDKGEKMQIMYGIHGEKQLHEMELSHLDGYEGSKPVRIGNAAYVQKQNDIYGILMDVILQYFKLYPITLERSEDLWTIVRNIVTIVKDNWQEPDKGIWEIRSEGKHFTFSKVLCWVAIDRAEKIARLLKCDGYANEWKLLKEEIQIDIHNNAWSEKKQAFTQAYGSDDLDASVLLMESYDFIHASSDKYQKTVLAIQKDLEYKGLMFRYKNEDDFGEPQSAFTICSFWLIKSLYKIGLKDEAKRKFDELLKSGNHLGLFSEDLDFNTRRMLGNFPQAYSHLAIIETAIILTGEQITKEEQILYTIKH, translated from the coding sequence ATGAAAAATCTCAATTATGGAATAATTGGTAATTGCAGAAGTGCAGCATTGGTATCGGAAAAGGGCTCGATTGAGTGGTTATGCTTACCTCATTTTGCATCTCCATCTACATTTGCAAAAATATTAGATGAGAAAAAAGGGGGATCTTTTGGATTGACACCTGTTGGTGAATATTCTTCAGATCAGTTTTATCTGCCACGAACCAATATATTGGTTACCCGATTTGTATGTGCAACCGGTGAAATTGAATTACATGATTTTATGCCTCGTTATCGCAACGAAAATGGCAAATATTATACTCCACCTGATGTAGTAAGATATATCAAACACATTAGAGGTGAAGTGGAAGTTACAGTAAATTTTAATCCTCAGCTTGAGTATGCTGAATTTCCAACAAGCATAGAAATTCACAATGATTACATCAAAGCACATACCGTTGAAGGTGAATATGATTCCATTTATTTATATACTTCGTTAGATAAACAAAACGTTGTAGACTCCAGTAAAATTAAGATTAAGCAAAATGAATTTTTTCTGTTAAGCTACAATCAAAAACTATTGGTTCAAACAACTGCTCGTTCATATTTAAAACATCAACGCACCAAAGTATACTGGCTTAATTGGTCGGAAAGAACAACAACCTATAAACAATACGAAAAAGAAATACTAAGAAGTGCATTAACACTTAAACTTCTTAACTATCAAAAATCAGGCGCCATACTTGCAGCATTAACCACCTCTCTTCCTGAAACAATTGGTGAAGTACGCAACTGGGATTATCGCTTTTGCTGGATCAGAGATGCCTCAATGGTAGTAAATATTATGACACAATTGGGTCATACCCGCATTGTTGAGCGTTACCTCGATTTCATTGTAAATCTGATGCCCGATAAAGGAGAAAAAATGCAGATCATGTATGGAATTCATGGTGAAAAACAATTACATGAAATGGAACTTTCTCATTTGGATGGATATGAAGGAAGCAAACCTGTGCGAATAGGAAATGCCGCCTATGTTCAAAAGCAAAACGATATTTACGGTATTTTGATGGATGTAATCTTACAATATTTCAAATTATATCCAATTACTCTTGAACGAAGTGAGGACCTTTGGACTATTGTAAGAAATATAGTAACCATTGTAAAAGACAATTGGCAAGAACCAGACAAAGGAATCTGGGAAATAAGAAGTGAAGGCAAACACTTCACATTTAGTAAGGTTCTTTGCTGGGTTGCAATTGATCGTGCAGAAAAAATTGCCCGTCTATTGAAGTGTGATGGATATGCCAATGAATGGAAACTTCTTAAAGAAGAAATTCAAATTGACATCCACAATAATGCATGGTCAGAGAAAAAACAAGCCTTTACTCAGGCATATGGTAGTGACGACCTGGATGCTTCTGTTCTACTAATGGAGAGTTATGATTTTATTCATGCCAGTAGTGATAAGTATCAAAAAACGGTATTAGCTATTCAAAAAGATCTGGAATATAAAGGACTGATGTTCAGATATAAGAATGAAGATGATTTTGGTGAGCCCCAATCTGCATTCACCATATGCTCTTTCTGGCTGATTAAAAGTTTGTATAAGATCGGATTAAAGGATGAAGCAAAACGTAAATTCGATGAGCTTTTAAAATCGGGTAACCATCTTGGACTGTTTAGTGAAGATCTTGACTTTAATACTCGCCGAATGTTAGGAAATTTTCCTCAGGCATATTCCCATCTGGCAATTATTGAAACAGCAATCATTTTAACCGGAGAACAAATAACAAAAGAAGAACAGATTCTGTATACTATCAAACATTAA
- a CDS encoding histidinol-phosphatase: MRWTNYHGHSKYCDGHGEIEEYVLKAIELNMACIGISSHAPVPFHSVWNMPADKLQQYCREIDYLKVKYKDKINVYKSLEVDYIPGLLSPTHIGINKLDLDYTIGSVHYVSCFDDGTHWEIDGPAPEFKVGFDKIFHSDFKKLAMEFYALQNEMLQNHTPDILGHMDKIKMHNSEFNLFDENEQWYLDQVYQTLKLAKEKNVVVEINTKAFKRSNHLFPGKEHFQFIKENNIPVTINSDAHLTKFLTLGFEDVAKMLLSNGINTVYELINGEWQPTELVREGILI, encoded by the coding sequence ATGAGATGGACGAATTACCACGGACATAGTAAGTATTGTGACGGGCATGGTGAGATTGAGGAATATGTATTAAAAGCTATAGAGCTAAATATGGCCTGTATTGGTATTTCGTCACATGCACCAGTGCCTTTTCATTCGGTTTGGAATATGCCTGCTGATAAATTACAACAGTATTGTCGCGAGATTGATTATTTAAAAGTTAAATATAAGGATAAGATAAATGTTTATAAATCACTGGAGGTTGATTATATCCCCGGATTATTATCTCCAACGCATATAGGAATTAATAAACTGGATCTTGATTATACGATTGGTTCTGTCCATTATGTCAGTTGTTTTGATGATGGTACACATTGGGAAATAGATGGTCCAGCACCTGAATTTAAAGTCGGCTTTGATAAGATATTTCATTCTGATTTTAAAAAGTTGGCTATGGAGTTTTATGCTCTCCAAAATGAAATGTTGCAGAATCATACGCCTGATATTCTTGGCCATATGGATAAGATTAAAATGCATAATTCTGAGTTTAATTTGTTTGATGAAAATGAACAGTGGTATCTCGATCAGGTATATCAAACTTTAAAATTGGCTAAGGAAAAAAATGTTGTGGTTGAAATCAATACAAAAGCATTTAAGCGAAGTAATCATCTATTCCCAGGAAAGGAACATTTTCAATTTATTAAGGAAAATAATATACCTGTAACCATCAACAGTGATGCGCATCTTACTAAATTTCTGACATTGGGTTTTGAAGACGTTGCAAAGATGTTACTGTCAAACGGAATCAATACTGTTTACGAATTGATTAATGGGGAATGGCAACCAACTGAATTGGTTAGGGAAGGAATTTTAATTTAA
- the accC gene encoding acetyl-CoA carboxylase biotin carboxylase subunit — MIKKVLVANRGEIAVRVMRSCREMGILSVAVFSEADRKAMHVRYADEAYCVGPASSAESYLNIDKIIEVAKKAKADAIHPGYGFLSENATFADKVSKAGIIFIGPSIHAINTMGDKLTARELMIKSGVPVVPGTEENITDNTRLKEIANQIGYPVMIKASAGGGGKGMRLVREEKDVISAYEMAKSEARSAFGNDAVYIEKYVEGPHHIEFQIMADQHGNYVHLFERECSVQRRHQKVVEETPSPLMTPKLREEMGKRAIDAAKSVDYVGAGTVEFLVDNNLNFYFLEMNTRLQVEHPITERVTGIDLVKAQINVANGLPLPFKQEDLRQNGHAIECRIYAEDHKNNFMPSPGVVKSISEPLGLGIRTDGYVYEGYEIPFHYDPMISKLISWAPTRNEAIERMKRALYEYKITGVKTSIPFVSKIMEAKDFVDGNYDTHFIEKNMDFLMTDDDCSDYCEDIALLVAYLDYTEKMKLDGEHTLDTTHKTSQWKEFGRRKNVIRL, encoded by the coding sequence ATGATTAAAAAAGTATTAGTAGCCAACCGTGGAGAAATAGCGGTTAGAGTTATGAGGTCTTGTCGTGAGATGGGAATCTTATCAGTAGCTGTCTTCTCCGAGGCAGATCGTAAGGCAATGCACGTTAGATATGCTGATGAAGCATATTGTGTTGGCCCGGCCAGTTCGGCAGAAAGCTATCTTAATATTGATAAAATCATTGAAGTAGCTAAAAAAGCAAAAGCAGATGCCATTCATCCAGGATATGGATTTTTATCAGAAAATGCAACGTTTGCAGACAAGGTTAGTAAAGCAGGGATAATTTTTATTGGTCCATCAATTCATGCCATCAATACCATGGGTGATAAACTTACTGCCCGTGAACTAATGATAAAATCAGGTGTTCCTGTTGTTCCTGGTACCGAAGAGAATATAACTGACAATACGCGTTTAAAGGAAATAGCCAATCAGATTGGATATCCGGTAATGATTAAAGCTAGTGCCGGAGGTGGTGGAAAAGGAATGCGACTGGTAAGAGAAGAGAAAGATGTTATTTCGGCCTACGAAATGGCTAAATCAGAAGCTCGATCAGCATTTGGTAATGACGCTGTTTATATTGAAAAATATGTAGAAGGTCCTCACCATATTGAATTTCAGATAATGGCTGACCAACATGGCAATTACGTTCACTTATTCGAACGTGAATGTTCAGTTCAAAGACGTCACCAAAAAGTAGTGGAAGAAACTCCTTCTCCATTAATGACTCCAAAACTTCGTGAAGAAATGGGTAAAAGAGCCATTGATGCTGCCAAATCGGTTGACTACGTTGGTGCAGGAACGGTAGAATTTCTTGTTGATAACAATCTGAATTTCTATTTTCTTGAGATGAATACCCGTTTACAGGTTGAGCATCCCATTACAGAACGTGTTACAGGCATAGATCTTGTTAAAGCCCAGATTAATGTTGCCAATGGGTTACCACTTCCTTTTAAACAAGAGGATTTAAGACAAAATGGACATGCTATTGAGTGCCGTATTTATGCCGAGGACCATAAAAATAATTTTATGCCAAGTCCGGGCGTGGTAAAAAGCATTTCTGAACCTCTGGGATTAGGTATAAGAACAGATGGTTATGTATACGAAGGCTATGAAATACCATTTCATTATGATCCGATGATATCTAAATTGATTTCATGGGCGCCTACCCGAAATGAAGCTATTGAACGCATGAAACGGGCCCTTTATGAATACAAAATAACCGGTGTAAAAACTTCCATCCCATTTGTATCAAAGATTATGGAAGCCAAAGACTTTGTTGATGGTAATTACGATACTCATTTTATTGAAAAAAACATGGACTTTCTGATGACTGATGATGATTGTTCAGACTATTGTGAAGACATAGCCCTTTTAGTTGCATATCTCGACTATACCGAGAAAATGAAGTTAGATGGTGAACATACACTGGATACAACTCATAAAACTTCACAATGGAAAGAATTTGGTCGAAGAAAAAATGTTATCAGACTTTAA
- a CDS encoding biotin/lipoyl-containing protein translates to MPLELKIDTRVAKIHVLEHVGSNYKVEIDGRIYDLDIEKVESDTYSILLNGKSINMEMIEGDEPSQYKVNTLNNYYEIEVVDAVARYRAKAKSHLETGSNIISTPMPGKIVKIPVQEGDTVEKGQTVIIVSAMKMESEYKSASDGIVKSIHVKVGDAVEGHQPLIEIEAQ, encoded by the coding sequence ATGCCATTAGAACTTAAAATAGATACCAGAGTTGCCAAGATTCATGTACTAGAACATGTCGGCTCTAATTACAAAGTTGAGATTGACGGTCGTATATATGATTTAGACATCGAAAAAGTAGAATCAGATACTTACTCAATTCTGCTAAACGGCAAATCAATCAACATGGAAATGATTGAAGGTGATGAACCCAGTCAGTATAAAGTAAATACTCTTAATAACTATTACGAAATAGAAGTAGTTGATGCTGTTGCCCGTTATCGCGCCAAAGCTAAAAGTCATTTGGAAACAGGCAGTAATATCATCTCCACTCCTATGCCTGGTAAAATTGTAAAAATACCGGTTCAGGAGGGTGATACTGTAGAAAAAGGCCAAACCGTTATTATTGTTTCAGCAATGAAGATGGAAAGTGAATACAAGAGTGCCTCTGATGGTATAGTTAAATCTATTCATGTAAAAGTAGGTGATGCAGTAGAAGGCCATCAGCCACTTATCGAAATTGAAGCTCAGTAA
- a CDS encoding peptide chain release factor 3 has product MGFKEEIKRRRTFAIISHPDAGKTTLTEKLLLFGGAIHVAGAVKSNKIKKTATSDFMEIEKQRGISVATSVMGFEYDGYKVNILDTPGHQDFAEDTFRTLTAVDSVIIAVDAAKGVEAQTRKLMEVCRMRNTPVIVFINKMDRPSKDPFDLLDEVEEELKINVRPLSWPIGNGPQFKGVYNLFEKSLYLFDPGKQVIEEGVSISDIYDNQIDKSIGESSSKMLREELELVEGVYPEFDLESYRNASVAPVFFGSALNNFGVRELLHCFLKIAPSPQPSQAEERMVQADEDKFSGFVFKIHANMDPNHRNRLAFLKICSGKFERNTNYYHVGLGKNMKFSSPTAFMADKKSIIDEAYPGDIVGIPDTGNFKIGDTVTQGEKLHYKGLPSFSPELFRYIENADPMKSKQLAKGIDQLMDEGVAQLFTSQFNGRKVIGTVGALQFEVIQYRLLHEYSAACRYEPINLYKACWLKSNNKEQLEDFKKRKLQYMAKDKYGRDVFMADSSYMLQLAQENFKDIEFHFTSEF; this is encoded by the coding sequence ATGGGATTTAAGGAAGAGATTAAAAGAAGAAGAACTTTTGCGATCATAAGTCACCCTGATGCAGGCAAAACAACATTAACTGAAAAACTACTGCTTTTTGGTGGTGCTATTCACGTTGCTGGTGCTGTAAAATCAAACAAGATTAAAAAAACAGCAACCTCCGATTTTATGGAAATTGAAAAGCAAAGAGGTATCTCTGTTGCCACTTCAGTTATGGGTTTTGAATATGATGGTTATAAAGTAAATATCCTGGATACCCCTGGTCACCAAGACTTTGCTGAAGACACCTTCCGAACTTTAACAGCTGTAGACAGTGTGATTATTGCCGTTGATGCTGCTAAAGGAGTTGAAGCACAAACCCGCAAACTGATGGAAGTTTGTAGGATGCGTAATACACCGGTTATTGTTTTCATCAACAAAATGGACCGTCCAAGTAAAGATCCATTCGATTTGTTGGATGAAGTTGAAGAAGAGTTAAAGATTAATGTCCGTCCCTTAAGCTGGCCTATTGGAAACGGTCCTCAGTTTAAAGGTGTATACAATCTGTTTGAAAAGAGTTTATATCTTTTCGATCCGGGAAAACAAGTTATTGAAGAAGGTGTCTCCATATCGGATATCTACGACAATCAAATCGATAAATCAATTGGAGAAAGTTCTTCTAAAATGTTACGTGAAGAACTGGAGCTGGTTGAAGGTGTTTATCCTGAATTTGATTTGGAATCATATCGCAATGCCTCTGTTGCCCCTGTCTTTTTTGGAAGTGCTTTGAATAATTTCGGTGTTCGTGAATTATTGCATTGCTTTTTGAAAATTGCTCCCAGTCCTCAGCCATCACAAGCTGAAGAAAGAATGGTTCAGGCTGACGAAGATAAATTCTCTGGTTTTGTATTTAAGATTCATGCCAACATGGATCCTAATCACCGTAACCGTTTAGCCTTCCTTAAAATATGTTCGGGTAAATTCGAACGTAACACCAACTATTATCATGTTGGTTTGGGTAAGAATATGAAATTTTCGAGTCCAACTGCATTTATGGCAGATAAAAAATCGATTATTGATGAAGCTTATCCGGGCGATATTGTAGGTATTCCAGATACTGGCAACTTTAAGATTGGAGATACTGTAACACAAGGTGAAAAATTGCATTATAAGGGACTACCTAGTTTTTCACCAGAGTTGTTCAGATATATCGAAAATGCTGACCCAATGAAGTCTAAACAGTTAGCCAAAGGGATCGACCAGCTTATGGACGAAGGTGTGGCACAGTTGTTTACCAGCCAGTTTAATGGACGAAAAGTAATCGGAACTGTAGGAGCTCTGCAATTTGAAGTAATTCAATATAGATTATTACACGAATACAGTGCTGCCTGTCGATATGAACCGATTAACCTATATAAAGCCTGTTGGTTAAAAAGTAATAACAAAGAACAGTTGGAAGATTTCAAAAAGAGAAAACTTCAATACATGGCTAAAGATAAATATGGCAGAGATGTTTTTATGGCCGATTCATCTTATATGCTTCAGCTGGCACAGGAAAATTTTAAGGACATAGAATTCCATTTTACATCAGAATTTTAA
- a CDS encoding acyl-CoA carboxylase subunit beta, translating to MQNLDEKYKKFEDRNREAEAGGGESRIAKHHEAGKLTARERINLFLDPGTFVELDKLVTHRCNNFGMEKTKFPGDGFITGYGKVDGRLVYVFAQDFTVFGGSLSRTNADKIIKISKLALKMGAPLIGLNDSGGARIQEGVQSLAGYGDIFFLNVKSSGVIPQISAIMGPCAGGAVYSPALTDFIFMVKDSSYMFVTGPEVIKTVTHEEVTKEELGGAMTHNSKSGVAHFVGDDDEHTLMMIRELLSFLPSNNMEDPPVIKSTDDIHRETEELQSLIPADPNKPYDMHDLLSKVVDNQHFFEVMPHYAQNIITGFGRMDGKTVGIVANQPNYLAGVLDIDSSAKGARFVRFCDAFNIPLVTFVDVPGFLPGTVQEYGGIIKHGAKLLYAYAEATVPKITVITRKAYGGAYDVMASKHLAADINMAYPTAEIAVMGPEGAVNIIFRGDIDEESKSKRVDDYRENFANPYRAAELGYIDEIIYPKETRFKLIQALEMTANKSESNPPKKHGNIPL from the coding sequence ATGCAAAATTTAGACGAAAAATATAAAAAGTTTGAAGACCGTAACCGTGAAGCTGAAGCTGGCGGTGGCGAAAGCAGAATAGCCAAACATCATGAAGCAGGTAAACTAACAGCTCGTGAACGCATTAATCTGTTTCTTGATCCGGGTACATTTGTTGAGTTGGATAAATTGGTTACTCACCGTTGTAACAACTTTGGGATGGAAAAGACAAAATTCCCGGGTGATGGATTTATTACCGGTTATGGTAAGGTTGATGGCCGTTTGGTCTATGTCTTTGCTCAAGACTTTACTGTTTTTGGCGGTTCCCTGAGTAGAACCAATGCTGATAAAATCATAAAAATATCAAAACTTGCCCTTAAAATGGGAGCTCCACTAATTGGGTTAAACGATTCAGGAGGAGCGCGTATCCAGGAAGGAGTTCAAAGTTTAGCAGGTTATGGTGATATCTTCTTTTTGAATGTAAAATCATCTGGTGTTATTCCACAGATTTCTGCTATCATGGGTCCTTGTGCCGGTGGTGCCGTATACTCTCCTGCCCTTACCGACTTTATTTTTATGGTTAAAGATTCGAGCTACATGTTTGTTACCGGACCAGAAGTAATTAAAACTGTAACACACGAAGAAGTTACCAAGGAAGAATTAGGAGGTGCGATGACGCACAACTCAAAAAGTGGTGTTGCGCATTTTGTTGGTGATGATGACGAGCATACATTAATGATGATTCGTGAATTGTTGAGCTTTTTGCCTTCCAATAACATGGAAGATCCACCAGTTATTAAATCAACAGACGATATACACCGCGAAACGGAGGAACTGCAATCACTAATTCCCGCAGATCCTAATAAACCTTACGATATGCATGATTTGCTTAGTAAGGTGGTGGACAATCAACATTTCTTTGAGGTAATGCCCCATTATGCTCAAAATATCATCACGGGTTTCGGACGAATGGATGGTAAAACAGTTGGTATTGTAGCCAATCAACCTAATTATCTTGCCGGGGTTTTAGATATTGATTCTTCAGCCAAAGGTGCCCGCTTTGTACGTTTCTGTGATGCATTTAATATTCCACTGGTGACTTTCGTTGATGTACCAGGTTTCTTACCTGGAACAGTTCAGGAATATGGAGGAATTATCAAACATGGTGCAAAATTGCTATATGCATATGCTGAAGCTACTGTACCCAAAATCACTGTGATTACTCGTAAAGCATATGGTGGTGCATATGATGTGATGGCTTCAAAACATTTGGCCGCTGACATTAATATGGCCTATCCAACAGCAGAAATTGCAGTTATGGGTCCTGAAGGTGCAGTAAATATTATCTTCAGAGGAGATATTGATGAAGAATCGAAATCAAAACGTGTGGATGATTATCGTGAGAATTTCGCTAATCCATACCGAGCTGCAGAACTGGGTTACATTGATGAGATTATCTATCCTAAAGAAACCCGATTTAAGCTGATTCAAGCTTTGGAAATGACAGCAAATAAAAGTGAGTCGAATCCACCTAAAAAACACGGAAATATTCCATTATAA